A genomic region of Alicyclobacillus sp. SO9 contains the following coding sequences:
- a CDS encoding DUF3238 domain-containing protein: MAEIVKIRASVFIGGMNWLPPRETPETREIHEYAADGRWFTANAVNTGRSRVEQEVTVDFMKRKLFTFANTGVTTLRVTEADGSQYLKEGKAATDGIVVKEESWSIHEVSFVMRASARNPLRLDAPTVDYEVNATVQENGTIQVSGSHDGFPCYEFYKQVDFGEFELIYVHNFHETGDTPAAMSGDMEYHFEKTC; this comes from the coding sequence ATGGCTGAAATTGTGAAAATAAGGGCCAGCGTGTTTATTGGCGGAATGAACTGGCTTCCGCCGAGAGAAACTCCCGAAACGAGAGAGATTCATGAATATGCGGCAGACGGACGGTGGTTTACGGCAAATGCTGTAAATACGGGTCGATCCCGCGTTGAGCAGGAAGTAACAGTGGATTTTATGAAGCGAAAATTGTTCACATTCGCAAATACGGGAGTCACAACACTTAGGGTGACCGAGGCGGACGGTAGTCAATACTTGAAGGAGGGCAAAGCAGCTACAGACGGAATTGTCGTGAAAGAGGAGTCGTGGAGCATCCATGAGGTCTCATTTGTGATGAGGGCCAGTGCCCGCAATCCGCTTCGTCTTGATGCCCCAACTGTAGACTACGAGGTAAATGCAACGGTCCAAGAGAATGGAACGATTCAGGTTTCAGGTTCCCACGATGGTTTTCCGTGTTACGAGTTTTACAAGCAAGTAGATTTCGGAGAATTTGAATTGATATATGTGCATAACTTTCATGAGACCGGTGACACGCCGGCAGCAATGTCGGGTGATATGGAGTACCACTTTGAAAAAACCTGTTAG